The following nucleotide sequence is from Podospora bellae-mahoneyi strain CBS 112042 chromosome 1 map unlocalized CBS112042p_1, whole genome shotgun sequence.
AGATTGGCTCCGAGTTCAATGATCTTGCATTTCTGTTGAAGAGCCATGTTGAGGATTGCTACCATCGAAAGCCTGTGTCCTATGGCCTTGCTTCTATCAAGCAGTCACTCGAAGGGCTGGGTTTGGATGAGTGGACCCAGGAACAAATCGCCAAATCGGCTTTGGATCCCAGACAGCGCCATGCGGCCATTCGAAGCTTCATGTCACGCGTCATTTTTTCTGCCATTGATATCCAAAGCATCTCTGGACATTCTTTGCTTCCTCAAGAGGTTGTGGCATTCGTCAAGGCATTGTCTCCTACAGTGAAGTCTCAAAGCCCAGGGTCACCAAGTAGGTTCCGAGTCGCCCGCAGATGATTCAGACAGACGCTAACTGATGCCAGCGACCCAAGTGCTGGACATGTGGCGTCGATGTTCTGCTTTCCTCCTTCATGAGGACAGACAAGAAAGCACACTCTTGCCTTCCCCACAAGGCAGCCAATGGCAAGTGAAGGAACTGCAAACGGCCCTTGATAAGTTCTTGGTGCATTTCCTTGATGAGCACACCCAGGTTCGACAGAATCAAGGCGAGGATTTGAATGCAGTCATTCAAGAGTTTGTGAAGTTTGGCTACGTGGTCTTTTCCCACTCTTGTAGTTGGCGATATTCATTTGAAGCAGAGCACACGTGCTGGTCAAAAGGAATTGTGATGATGCCTGGACTTGAGAGGTTAACACGTCTGAATGGCGAAGTACTAGAAAAGCCCAAGGTGGTGGTTCCACCCCTGTTTGAGAACACTCGCTAACTGACAActacttcttcttgaccCTGAATATTCTTGTTCATTTCACTCCCAACTTTCAGTTCGATAACTGCTCttttgtatatatatatatatattgtTTAATTTGACGTTTTCTTCTGCACAAATGAACCGTCTGCTCGTAATTGAGGCACGCACTCCCTCTGATGCAATGAAGGCTCATCAAACAGTGCATGTTGTACCTCCAAGTGCCGCGAAAAGTCCCGCCAAGGGGTGGACGTTTGCCCCACCTAAGACATACTGGCAATGTGCTTTTTCTTCAGTTCAGAGCCTTATTCAAGATTCGATAGTGCTGCAAATGTAAATACCTGTCTACACTCAGAGCCCATCTTCCATTGATGGTTTCCATTCTATTTGGCTATTTCTATATATACCCAAGGTACTTTGAAAACGCTAAAAATGGATTCCATAGTCTCTATTCATTGATATGGAACCACTTCGAATGGAGGGAACTGATTCAAAATCTCATGCTCTGTTTACCGCTTCATGGTACTATTCATATTGCAGAAGGCTGGCTGCACTTGGAAAACTCTAACCCTGGTCTCAACTTCGTGCATGCAGTCGCAAGCCACATGCGCTTCGTTCGTCACATTACCTAACAGGACATGTCGAAATCACAAAATCCCACATTCTGTGCTTCTGGACCAGccaaggtacctacctaggtggCTTGATGCACAATCGCGTGTCCCAATCCCAGGCCGCAACCTCTGTCTGGCCGGTCCAACTGAAACAATCAAGGACGGGTAAGTACCTAAGCAGCTTGCTGTACCGCTGCCTTAATCAAGCCTCTTGTGTGTGAGAGAGCCATCCGGCTGCGCAACATGAAGGTGAGAGGCTGCTCCAGGCTTCAACCGCAGTAGGGATACCATTTTTAGAAACTGTTCACGTCCCGTGGCTCCTGGGTTCCAATTCATCATCACTCCATTGGCTATTTAGTCAAATCTCCTTTCTTCAATTTGACAGATACCCACATAGGTATTTAAGCAATTGCCTTGGAGCTTCCGCTGCCAACATTGGTGTCAGAAAACTTTTCATTAGCAAGGACCACGCCATACTCACACAGTCACTCATCAATTGACATGCTGCCTGAGCCATTTTCTCCTAACTTCTTCTCCCGGTCATAACCATGCCCGAACCTCTCACAATCGCTGCTGGCGGTGCCGGGGTTCTGAAAGTTGCTGGCGAAGCAGCGCGCAGCGTGGTCGCTCTCAGTCGCGCAccagaggaggtggatggcgCCGCCAATGACATCCAGGCTTGTCAGGACAAAGTGAACGAGCTTATCAAGCTCCGCAGCAAGCACATCAATTTCCTCGAAAAAGATCCAGATCATCTCAAAGCTGTGGACTCTGCTATCGACAATGCCCGTGCAGCCCTTCGAGAAGCCAAGCCAGTGGTTGAACGCAACACAACTAGAGCAAACAGAGTCGAAAAAATCAGCATCAGCCGCTTCATACGCCCCATTCAATGGAACATCAAAGACCGCGAGACATACAAACTCCGGTGGGAAGCTATGCGACGGACTGACTGCGAAGTCCAGGTCCAGATCACCAGGCTGACGACTTACCAAGATGTTATGGTCGGGATACGCAACTCCCAgaatgaagaggagggagatagCTACTCGGAGAAGGAATACTTGAATGCTAAGCGGGCTCAGAGGGTAAAGGGTCTTGCGGCCTTGGGTCCGGTGATTCATGAGGCGGAGGTAACCCCGACCCCCTGATTCGGAATTTCGTCGAGTTCAACATCATGATCTTTTCAATCCTTCATTGCAAGTCCCCCTCCACGGCGCAGCTACTCAATACATACATACAAATGGTGTCAAGAAGGATTCCACACATTCACCGACCAAACTGGCTTAACTATTTACCCAGCCTTTCCATAGAAATCCTGAATATACTCACTTCCTCCTGCTATAGTCAGGTGTGGCCGGCATTACCTTCGGAGACCTAGTTACTATCATTTCGCCAGCCAGGTATCTTCCAAGGTCTATCTATTTCCCAGACTCAAAGGTCTTGAAATGCACTTCGGATATATATTTCACTTTTTCGAGGACATTATACCTTGTGAAAGCTACCAACTTTCCAAGTATACCTCATTATTCTCGATCCATCCGTGGAATAGATCTCATTCCATGGTTTTCTGTTTTAGTTTGGAGAGAGTAGATCTCTCAGCCTGTCGCTTTTCTTCCCTTACTTTTTTCTCGGAAGTTATACTGGAAGTCGCCTGCCCCATGAAGATATAGCGAACGAAATTGAAATTCATATGTGCTTACTGGTATAACGCAGCGATACATCGCTTTTTACTCTCCCCCAATCACACAGACACCTTCCTGGCCTTCAACACAACCCTCAAAGacctctccaagctccctCGTGCCCAACCCGATGGCTTCAACCACTGGAGACTCCCCTTCCGTAAACACGACCCACTCCAAAAGCATTAGCTCATGATGACAAGAGGAGTTCAACGCAGTATTCCTAGAAAAGAGGCATTATTTCATCCCCGATGTTCGTTCCCCTCGTTTTGTTTACCCCCTTTTCAAATCTCCACTTACCCCTTTCCAATCTCCACTTTCCCCCTGAACAGTCACCATGACAAACACCTCTAACGCTCCTTCTAAGATCCCCTATGTCCCCAGCCCCAAAGAATACACCCTCACTTTTCCTGACAAAATCCAGCACTGCAAAGCCTTGCAATCTGTCTCTCCTTACAAAAATACACGCGTTCTAATGATAAGTGACTCCACCTCCGGACACGATCTGTCCATCTCTTTGTTACCCCTGGCGGCATACCCTCCCCacatctcccctcccactgGAACGGTACCCTACCACCCGATTACATCGTCTAGAAGCCAACAATCTCCTCTTATCACCCTAATACCAACAAAATCACCTTCTGCGACGGCACCCACCTCGACCAATACAACATAGACATGGTGGTTTACTGCACTGGCTACCAaccttccctttccttctgACACCACCTGGCTTATGGCCACATAACAAGCGCTCGAACCAAATTAAAAAAGCTTGGTATTGAATTGGGTTCTATCTAACGTCACCGAAGAAACACTGGAGCAAGAAAAGACCCATCTGCAGGCAAACCTACCCCATCCATAGCCCCATGAACATAAGCATCCCCTATCAGATTATACAGTCCCCGATGCAACTCGTTGCAGACGCTATCTCCTTGTCTCATCATCTGTTTGGCTTCTTCACCAGCCTGGTAGAACACCCGGTCTTCGGGCCGCTTGATCAACGTCTCAACCACTCTATGGTTGCACCCTACCTCTTGTGTCGAAGGTCGCAATATCAGCGGTACCCGGCTCCCCGACACAACAAAAACCCTATCACCGCTGCTTACACCGCGAGGACCGGTCCCGATGTATCCCTTATCCGTGATAAAGAACTTCCTATCACTACACGCAAACCTGACGGCGTAGTGGAACGCGTTCCTCTTTTCAGActccaactccttctcgGTCATCCCATGCTTGGCATTGAAGACCGGCTCCTGCAGGTGATCACCAACGATTGATGTCGTTCTTCTATGGTGAAAGTCGACGCTTCGCCATTTGGTGTATGCTGACGACACATCGTCCCCAGCGAGGGATATTCCAGCGTGGGTGTATTCAATGTTTCCGCATATAGTGCGCCAAAAGGCATTTCCAACGGTTCCTCCACCGGCATATGGTCGATTGTCGTCTCCTAGGACCTCGACGACTAGCTCTTCCCAACTCTTCACGACCTCTCGCCATCGTCTGGCGCCACCGTCTCTGCCGTGATGGGAGTTGACTACTTCGTCGCAGACCCAGTGAATCCGATCGAGCTCAACTCCTTCTACCTCTAATAGGAGCCGGCCGTGAAGACGAACCTGGCCCGGGGGCAGGTGGCTTGAGGCATCATAGAACCCTTGTGTTTCAAGGCGGATGTTTTCAGTGGCACTTGGTCTGTAACTCCTAAGAGGGATATTAGTGCAAATTTTCACAGCAATACCATTATAGATGCAAGGGCTTCCTACCAGTCTATCACCCAGGAGGGATGCCCTGGATGGGTGAGCCGTGGGTCACCGTCACTTGTGGCGTTTGGTGTGCCACACAGAACCTCAAGCGACTGCATGTTTTTGATGACTGTGACAGACACCTGCCAGTAAACATTTGTCACGTCAAGGTTGTAGTCGGGAGCAATTTTGTGTTGGCCACCCCAATACTGGACCATGCCGATGAGTGCATACACCTTATCTCTGGGGTCTGTTGCATTCCGTATCCTGAACTGCCGGAGCAGAGGAAGCAGTGAAACGAGCTTTGAAGGGTTTCGCCAGTCCTGTCGGATGATCTCGATATCTCTTACTTGCCGTGCAAATTGTGCCAAGAATGATACGTATCCGTAGGCCGAGTCGATGTTTGTAGAAAGCTGGCCGTTCATATATGACGCCGCTGCTTTCGTGATCATGTTCCATGGACATGATAGAGTGGCATAGTAGCAGGTAGCCTTGGCTGCCACCACTGTCTCTTGAAGAACCCATGATCTTTGCCACTGCCAGCACAGAGTTAGCCCAAATAATCATTCTCGTGACTGAACAGTGGAGTTGTACCCATGCTTGATCCATTATCGCCTGGATACCATTCAAAATGCAGGAAGACTGCCCAAAAGGGGAGCTGATATGCGGAGTAACTGAAGCCGGTATTCCAAGCGATAGTAGCCATAAAACACAAAAGCCACCGAATATGTATTGTCGTTTGCAATCAGATCGGCGCAGAAATTCTAGCCAGAAGAATCGATTGGTCTCTTCGTTATCCGTCCAGTCAAGCGATGTCAGGCCTAAGGAAAGCATGAAGTCCTCTGCCAAATCGTCATCGTCCTGTTTGCTCCCAAGCCAGATCGCCACTTCTTCAGCCTGTTGGTATATTCGCCGCATTATGCCCACTTGGTGGCCTCTTTCGTCGGGATCATGTTGATTGATACAGACAGCATCCACCCAGAGATTTACCACCCTGTCTTTACTTCGCAATCTCTGGAGGGCAGCGTATAGGTTAGGACTGACGGGTATGGGCACATTGTTGCATCTTATCCACATTGTTGATTGCGATGATCCCGAATTTGAACTGCGAAGAGTATTGTCCCAGGCATATGAAAGTGCTTTGTATGGCGGTGCGTTGCTAAGAGGAAGTTCTTCCAGGCTACAGGTGATTGCTTGATCCAGAATCCCGGGGTGTAATCGCATGAGCCGGAAGTTGGTGCTTCCCTGCCCCGCAAGAGACCCGTAGAGCGGTGCGTGTCTTAAACCGTGTTTGCGATGGAGTGTTCTTGGAACACGTATTGACCTTCTCTTAGTAGCCGACATCTTGAAAAGAATGAGCGGGTAGTTGTGGTTGTAAATGTTGGAGGTGCGAGAGCATCAGAAGGTGAGAGTTGTCAAAGGTCTATCTATGCCCAGCCGGGATGGATGTGCTCCGCCCCGATCCCACATGCAGGCTCAGAGGCTGAGCACACAAAGCTGTCCCTCTTTGATAGGGCAGTAGCTGAGCGCACACTGTCCAGAAACAATGTAATGTTCCAGAAACAAGACTTTGACAAGTCCCCTTTTCTTGCAGAAAGATAGTAGCCTTCCGCATAGCCCGAGATGTTGAAGCTCTCAAGTCCTCGCCGTGTAAGGTGAGCGTTTGGTGTCCAGCCAATCGTACCCCTGACAGTCAACCACCACTCATACGCTGCCACCTTTTAGGGGCTGACCCACCATCTTGGGCGTCAACGACAACGTAGAAAATGGAGCCAAAGCAGGTCGCCTTGGAAAAGGACCGTGATTGTCCAATGAGGATAATACATATGTGATGCGAGAAATGCTCAAGTAGGCGCGTGAAGAGTCACCTCGAACACGCCAGATTAGCAGTCCCTTGTAGCGTTGTCCTTCATAAAAAGAGatctcttctttctcgaTATTTCATTCTCTCTGCCATCCACTTATCAAGTGTTAGCTTCATGTTGTATCAAGATGTTTTGGCATAAGTCATTGCCAGCTCTCACGATGGGAATCCTCGGGCCCAGGACCGGCACTGCGAAAAAGCTTCCCTCGGACAACATAATGGGCACGCCTCCTGATACCCCTGAGTCGAGTCCTGCCCCGGATTTGCAGCCTATGGCCACCCCCAAACTGCGGGGGGCTCTCCTCAAGCAACCACTACCCACACCCCCAGACACTGGGCTTGCGCTCAATGTCCCGAAAGCTCATGATTTTGGATCCTTCATGGATGTCACAACACCTCCAGAAGTTGAAGAAACGCCTGCGACCCCGACAACAGAAGACGGGCCAGAAAGTCCCACCTCCCAGCTTACCCAAGAAGCCTCGAGGTTTTGGGGAGAAGACTTCTCAGACAAAGCCTCAACAGTActcacaacaccatccgaagctcccttcaccccctcaaaatcaGGATACCGCTATCCACACCACGTCGACGACCTAATCTTCGACTGCGAAGACTCCCCCGAGACCCCAGACACTCAGCTAACCCAAGAAGCCTCCCGCTTCTGGGACGACACCCCCGACACCCCCTTCACagccccctcctcagcaccatcccTAGCAGGAACCCCATCAAAACCTCTCCCAGGAAAAACCCGCCACTTGCTGCCTAGACAACCCGGCctcaaaacccccctcccatgcACCAACTGCGGCTCTCTAATCTcatccaaccaccaacaccccctccaatGCACCCATCTCCTCTGTCCCACCTGCACGAGGCAaatcctcatcacctccctcatctccaaaccCTTCGTCCCAGCAGCCTGCCCTTGCTCTGCCTCGACCCCGATCCCGAAATCCATCCTCCGACAATCAGTAACCTACCTGCAATTCATGGCCTACGCCGACAAACTCGCCGAAAACTCCATTCCTGCCGGTCAGAGGTTGTACTGCCACAACCCCCAATGCAAAAGATTCATCAACCCGAAGCTGGACGTGAAAAAGGGAGGGAAAGTAGGGACGTGTGGGCATTGTGGGGGAAATACGTGCAAGAGGTGCGGGCAGAAGGGGCATATGTTTGGGGTTAGTCAGCAGACTTGTAAGTTACCTACCTCGACgaggagaaagaaggagaggatgagaggCTGACGAGTTTTGAGGTGAagtgatggaggggaagaggg
It contains:
- a CDS encoding uncharacterized protein (EggNog:ENOG503NVJG; COG:O) encodes the protein MFWHKSLPALTMGILGPRTGTAKKLPSDNIMGTPPDTPESSPAPDLQPMATPKLRGALLKQPLPTPPDTGLALNVPKAHDFGSFMDVTTPPEVEETPATPTTEDGPESPTSQLTQEASRFWGEDFSDKASTVLTTPSEAPFTPSKSGYRYPHHVDDLIFDCEDSPETPDTQLTQEASRFWDDTPDTPFTAPSSAPSLAGTPSKPLPGKTRHLLPRQPGLKTPLPCTNCGSLISSNHQHPLQCTHLLCPTCTRQILITSLISKPFVPAACPCSASTPIPKSILRQSVTYLQFMAYADKLAENSIPAGQRLYCHNPQCKRFINPKLDVKKGGKVGTCGHCGGNTCKRCGQKGHMFGVSQQTCKLPTSTRRKKERMRG
- a CDS encoding uncharacterized protein (EggNog:ENOG503P65Q); protein product: MATGTSLATEWLQIPIIGSSTQTPSCPSAIFNASSAANVTAHLLVQTPITLSPTAQNAAPPVTVTCIYPIVYGSNLGNTNSTSDTITSIASTAPTTNQSTASLIAPSTISTGSKTDPTSSTVANNSFNHAIGRPSSAEIIGIALGSFGAGLSLAGFVWGLFFCLRRKRRSKPDNHPILPDKATSETPVSFPRPLEGKTTHSSVLAAGRSRGLTLHSYLLDGPGDSEIGSEFNDLAFLLKSHVEDCYHRKPVSYGLASIKQSLEGLGLDEWTQEQIAKSALDPRQRHAAIRSFMSRVIFSAIDIQSISGHSLLPQEVVAFVKALSPTVKSQSPGSPTTQVLDMWRRCSAFLLHEDRQESTLLPSPQGSQWQVKELQTALDKFLVHFLDEHTQVRQNQGEDLNAVIQEFVKFGYVVFSHSCSWRYSFEAEHTCWSKGIVMMPGLERLTRLNGEVLEKPKVVVPPLFENTR
- a CDS encoding uncharacterized protein (EggNog:ENOG503P1UE; COG:S) yields the protein MITKAAASYMNGQLSTNIDSAYGYVSFLAQFARQVRDIEIIRQDWRNPSKLVSLLPLLRQFRIRNATDPRDKVYALIGMVQYWGGQHKIAPDYNLDVTNVYWQVSVTVIKNMQSLEVLCGTPNATSDGDPRLTHPGHPSWVIDWSYRPSATENIRLETQGFYDASSHLPPGQVRLHGRLLLEVEGVELDRIHWVCDEVVNSHHGRDGGARRWREVVKSWEELVVEVLGDDNRPYAGGGTVGNAFWRTICGNIEYTHAGISLAGDDVSSAYTKWRSVDFHHRRTTSIVGDHLQEPVFNAKHGMTEKELESEKRNAFHYAVRFACSDRKFFITDKGYIGTGPRGVSSGDRVFVVSGSRVPLILRPSTQEVGCNHRVVETLIKRPEDRVFYQAGEEAKQMMRQGDSVCNELHRGLYNLIGDAYVHGAMDGCFFGDVR